From a single Pirellulaceae bacterium genomic region:
- a CDS encoding sugar phosphate isomerase/epimerase: MECQPNRRTLLAQAAALGALAVGHRLAGGTELTPAIEHTAPPRRLLKTLKIGMVKASGGLTEKFRVAKAAGFDGIELDSPGFDVDEARRAIDATGLPVDGTVCSTHWNIRHTSPDPAIRARALQDLQTALRATHAVGGHTVLLVVGKGEDGLESEIWPRSIENISRCVPLCAELGVMIAIENVWNQFLYDHDGPNDQTAQKYVQYVDQFQSPWVGMQFDIGNHWKYGDPAQWIRTLGRRVVKLDIKGFSRAKNNWADITEDDIPWADVRQALDDIGFHGWVAAEVGGGDQQRLATVARQIDLALNISPPA, translated from the coding sequence ATGGAATGTCAACCCAATCGGCGAACTTTGTTGGCTCAAGCTGCTGCGCTGGGGGCACTAGCTGTCGGTCATCGGCTAGCGGGCGGAACTGAACTGACGCCAGCGATTGAGCACACCGCGCCCCCTCGACGGCTGCTGAAAACCCTTAAGATCGGTATGGTTAAAGCCAGCGGTGGATTGACCGAAAAGTTTCGCGTTGCCAAGGCAGCGGGTTTTGATGGAATTGAGTTGGACAGTCCCGGTTTTGACGTCGATGAGGCGCGACGCGCCATCGACGCCACTGGATTGCCCGTCGATGGTACGGTCTGTTCGACGCACTGGAATATTCGACATACCAGTCCTGATCCGGCTATTCGTGCTCGAGCCCTGCAGGATTTACAGACCGCTCTGCGTGCCACTCATGCGGTAGGCGGGCATACCGTCTTGTTGGTTGTCGGCAAAGGTGAAGATGGTTTAGAATCCGAGATTTGGCCTCGATCGATTGAAAATATCAGCCGTTGTGTGCCGCTGTGTGCAGAGCTAGGTGTCATGATCGCCATCGAAAATGTCTGGAATCAGTTCTTATATGACCACGACGGCCCCAACGATCAGACCGCCCAAAAATACGTTCAGTATGTGGATCAATTTCAGTCGCCGTGGGTGGGCATGCAATTTGACATTGGCAATCACTGGAAATATGGCGATCCCGCCCAATGGATACGAACGCTGGGACGACGCGTCGTTAAATTGGATATAAAAGGCTTTTCGCGAGCTAAGAACAATTGGGCTGACATCACCGAGGATGACATTCCCTGGGCCGACGTACGCCAGGCACTTGATGATATCGGCTTTCACGGCTGGGTGGCCGCAGAAGTAGGCGGCGGCGACCAGCAGCGGCTGGCTACCGTTGCCCGGCAAATTGATCTTGCGCTGAACATCAGTCCGCCTGCCTAA